The window AAGTTTTTGTTTTTCTGGATTTTTAGGTCTTTGAATTGGTCTTTCCGTTCCATCAATTATCACTTTTTTGACCTTGGGATATCTTTCAAGAAAAGCTTCAATACTATTCAACTTTCGTTCGGGTAAAGCCATTTTCTGACCTCTAGCTGCTTCTAATACTGGCTGTAATCTATGTACCCAATCATGAGCCACTGAGCGATGCATCCCAAAGATAAATCCTGCTAAATCGAATGTCGGATAACATTTGAAATAGAATAAGATGAAGAACAATTTGGCTGAACCTTTTTCTAGAAGAGCTTTCCTTCCACCCCCTACTGCTCTTTGTCTCGATTGTTTGTTTTGTTTTGTTATTGTCTGTTGGTAAAACTCATTAAATGTTGACGAGCTTGGACTCAAATGCTTTTTGATTTAAGCCTGTCAATGCTCTTAACAATCTGTCTTGTTTGATTACTTGCTCTATATTCAACATTTGTAACTTCTGTTTTCTGCCATTATCCCTTCTTATTTCCCGACAAGTCTAATCTTTACCTTCGTTTATCTTTTCTCAACTCTTTTTCACCCATCCTTCTCCTTTCACTTCCCACTCCTGTAATCGTTCTAACAAACCAGCAGGTGGTTTTTTTCTCTTAACTCGATACTCGCGCAGAACTAGATTACTCACGCCCAAAAGCTCTGCTAGTTGCCCATCTGTCAGTCCCGTTTCTTCCTTAGATTCTTCTGTTGAGGTTTCAGGAGTTGATTCGTCCTTAGCTTTATTCACCTCACTTTTAGCTTCAGATTCAATTAACTGTTCTAACTGAGATAGTAGAGATTCGAGTTTCTCTCTCTTCTTCGGGTTTTGCCAGAGTTGTTTTGAGGTTTTCAGTTTCTTATAGGTTGTATCGACTCACTCTCAATGTTAGAGTATTACAAGTGTTTTTGATTGCTTGAGAGTCAATCATGATTAAAGTTGTCCAAACGTTTTGAACTAACGTTATTCGTGGGGAGTGTCAATCTTTAAAACAGTTTCTATCGCCGCTAATTTTTGTCGTAAAACTTCCTCCAGAGCTTTTAGTTGGGAAGCATCAGCAGAGGCTAAGACTTCGTCCGAAAGATGTTGGAGATTAACTTTCGCCCTAACAATAGTTTTCAGTTCTCTATGAGATTTCGCTTCACTCCCTGCATATTTCTCCAGCACCTCATTAACCAATTTCCGCGTTTCGGCAGCCGATAGCTTTTTCAGGGTGACTTGCTTCGTCTTTTCGACTCGAACGGATTTAGCCTTCCGCTCCGAGATTTTCAAATTCTTAGCCGACAGCTTATTCAACGCCAAAGCATGAACGCCTTTTAGTCCCAAATTCCGAATTGCCTCTTTAAGATCGGGTGCTAAAGAGAGCATCGTGAAAATATTAGCGTCAACCGAAGCTGGATTGAGTTGTAAATTTAGTAATAGAGAAAGTAATAATTTTTCGTTCTCATCCAAATTTAGCTCGCTCAAACCCGACGATTGCTCTTGAGTATTTACCGTTAGCAGCTCGACAACCCGATTCATTTGCTTGTATTTGTTCAACCGTCGAACCGCCGTTGCAACTGTACGCGGAATTTCTGAAGCATTCAATTCAGTCTGAAATGACAATTCCCTTACAATCGCTTCTGCTTTATCTAAAGGATTGAGATCTTCTCGATGCAGAGAAGTCAACAGGGCTTTTTTGTGTAAATCTTCTGGTTGCTCCATCAGCACCGCTTTAATTGACTGCCAACCCAACTTCTTAGCACTGCGCCAGCGTCGCTCGCCATCAAAGATAATTAAATTTTCTCCACGGACGGACGGGGCGTCCTCCCGAATCAAAATAATCGGTTCTAATTGTCCGTAAGTTGCCAGGGAATGTGCCATGGCTTCGATACTTTCCGCTAAAAATGTCTGCCTTGGCTGCTCTTTATTCGGTTGAATTTCTTCTAGGGCAACATCTAAAACACCAGCTTTTGATGCCAATTGTTTTCTCAACTCGCTAAGTTGAGATTCTAATTCTT is drawn from Stanieria cyanosphaera PCC 7437 and contains these coding sequences:
- a CDS encoding ParB/RepB/Spo0J family partition protein; this translates as MSPRKSPNLNNFFSGAKQSQQLSEAEQEISYLKAEIEKLRASGSQELESQLSELRKQLASKAGVLDVALEEIQPNKEQPRQTFLAESIEAMAHSLATYGQLEPIILIREDAPSVRGENLIIFDGERRWRSAKKLGWQSIKAVLMEQPEDLHKKALLTSLHREDLNPLDKAEAIVRELSFQTELNASEIPRTVATAVRRLNKYKQMNRVVELLTVNTQEQSSGLSELNLDENEKLLLSLLLNLQLNPASVDANIFTMLSLAPDLKEAIRNLGLKGVHALALNKLSAKNLKISERKAKSVRVEKTKQVTLKKLSAAETRKLVNEVLEKYAGSEAKSHRELKTIVRAKVNLQHLSDEVLASADASQLKALEEVLRQKLAAIETVLKIDTPHE